In Eremothecium gossypii ATCC 10895 chromosome V, complete sequence, the genomic stretch CACGGGCCACTAGGCCTGCGCGACAAAAACTgcaggcgccgccggcgtgAATGGCGCCGGACGATGTGCTGCCGCGGAATTCCCACGTTTTGTTGGTGCCTGTTTGCGCACGATCTGCTTGCTGTGGGGTACCGGTCACGTGCAAGAGGGTGCGCGCTGAGCTAAGTATGCGTGCCATGTCACAGCCTGCACAAGCGTCAAAGTGGCCGAGTGGTTAAGGCGATGCCCTGCTATTCGATTAAGGAAGCGTTAGGCATTGGGTTTTACCTGCGCAGGTTCGAATCCTGTCTTTGACGTTATTTTTTGGATACTCTGGTTACTTTTTTGGTGAAAAATTGGCAGGCGATGAGATGCTAACGCAGCCATGAGCTACCATCATTGATGGTAGGACCCTGGCAACTATTTGCAGCTCGACACGATGGGGAGAGCTAAGAAGACCAGAAAGTTTGCGCTAGTGAAGCGAACGCTGAATGCCAAGAAGGACACACGCATAAAAGCCAACGCTGAGAAGGAAGCCAAGAAAGATGACCCGGAACTGACGAAGCACATCCCGCAGGTCTCCAGCGCGCTGTTTTTCCAGTATAACCAGGCCATAAAGCCGCCATACCAGGTTCTGATCGATACCAACTTCATCAACTTCTCCATCCAGAAGAAAATAGATCTCGTGCGCGGCATGATGGACTGTCTGCTCGCCAAGTGTGTGCCGCTGATCACAGACTGTGTCATGGCCGAGTTGGAGAAGCTCGGACCCAAATACCGGATAGCGCTGAAGCTTGCGCGGGACCCCAGGATCAAGCGCCTAAACTGCTCACACAAGGGCACGTACGCAGACGACTGCCTCGTCAACCGTGTGCTGCAGCACAAGTGCTACATCGTGGCCACAAATGACGCGGGCCTCAAGCAGCGTATCCGTAAGGTGCCTGGCATCCCGCTAATGAGCGTGGGAGGCCACTCATATGTCATCGAGAAACTACCTGATGTATTCTAGTCAACTATAAAGCGTCCAGAGGACAACCCCATATAGCCTATATATTGCTGCCCGCAATTTCTCGTAGTCAGTCCGCATGTTGCTTAGCGTACTTCTGGCTGAGGTATCTCTCCAGCACGAGCACGTTACGCGAGTTGGCCTTGTAGGCAATGGAGATCATGTCGCCGACCAGCGGGATGAGCCCGACCACGAAATCCACCACGATGTTCAGCAGGAACGCCAGCACCACGCCCATGGGCAGCCCGCCTTGCACGCCGTTGGCCTCTCGCAGTGTCAACAGCGACATTACCACGCCGGCAATGTCCCCCACCACAGGCAGCATCCCCAGAATGCCCAGCCAGCCGAAACGCAGCCCGCAGAGGCTAAAGGCCATGTCCATCCCGTACGCGCGCTTTTTCAGCCTCTGAAGCACATTCTTGTCCCTCTTAGGGATGTGATCGGGGATCACCTTCTCGCGGCGCCGTTTCACCACCTTCGTGCTGCCCCCCCAGAACGGCCTCTTCTCGAACTCCACCTCTTCGAAGTAAGGGTCTTCCATCTCCAGTTTATACTTCCCGACAAAGCGCCGGTACAGATAGCTGAGTGGTACGCTTGCGAGCAACATCATGAGAATTATGGAGTTGTCGCAATGCTGTCGGTTCGCTCCCTAGATGCGCAGCATGTTCGTGATGACATGGCACCGAAAACCCTGCCTTATAAATACTCTGCGAGAGCAAACAGCCCACACTGCACTATGCGCAGGACCCCGGCCCCAGCCCGCTGCTAGGGACGCTGCTCTAGTTACCCCTACGTCTCCCCTCCCCCTAGTTATGGGCAGGCTAGGCTCGAGCGATGCTTTTCTTTTGTTGAAAACCTTTGAGCTTCTTTTGCACCACTATAAATACGAGCAGAACATCGCCGATGGACAACACCTAGGCGGCAGATGAGCTTCGAGAGACCGCAAGATCCCTCCAGTGCACTGGAACAGGCTACGCAGGATGTGTCGAACTTGAAGTCGGAGTCTCGCTTTTTGCTTGAGGAGATACGGGCGTCAGACCTGGAGTTCTATGAATCCAAGAAAAGGTTTCTGAACAAGGACACCCAGATTCACAAGTTTATCAAGCAGCATGGGTCGCTGGTGGACAATCCAAAAGAGGCAGAGTTCCAGGAGCGCATAAAAGAGGACCTGGAGCGCTgccaccagctgcaggtGGACAAATGCACGGTAGCGAACTCGCTGCTCTACATGGTGACCAAGCACCTCAAGAAGGTGCAGGCCAACATAGAGGCGCTGGAAGAGGA encodes the following:
- a CDS encoding uncharacterized protein (Non-syntenic homolog of Saccharomyces cerevisiae YLR326W), giving the protein MMLLASVPLSYLYRRFVGKYKLEMEDPYFEEVEFEKRPFWGGSTKVVKRRREKVIPDHIPKRDKNVLQRLKKRAYGMDMAFSLCGLRFGWLGILGMLPVVGDIAGVVMSLLTLREANGVQGGLPMGVVLAFLLNIVVDFVVGLIPLVGDMISIAYKANSRNVLVLERYLSQKYAKQHAD
- the FCF1 gene encoding rRNA-processing protein FCF1 (Syntenic homolog of Saccharomyces cerevisiae YDR339C (FCF1)); translation: MGRAKKTRKFALVKRTLNAKKDTRIKANAEKEAKKDDPELTKHIPQVSSALFFQYNQAIKPPYQVLIDTNFINFSIQKKIDLVRGMMDCLLAKCVPLITDCVMAELEKLGPKYRIALKLARDPRIKRLNCSHKGTYADDCLVNRVLQHKCYIVATNDAGLKQRIRKVPGIPLMSVGGHSYVIEKLPDVF